A single window of Nocardia sp. NBC_01327 DNA harbors:
- a CDS encoding family 1 glycosylhydrolase — protein sequence MLSVAPATAGPSGAPPPEPLPAGFLWGVAGSGFQSEGTSPDSNWSRFAASGKTRDAIGTSVDFLHRYRADIERAHALGARVFRISIEWARLEPAPGQYDPAAWEYYDDVIAAIGAAGMRPMITLDHWVYPGWVFDRGGWRNEEMTQQWLANARRVVDRYAGADPLWITINEPSAYAFEEMQVGGLGAPDLPGALDRWVRVHREIYDYIHSKQPGAQVSSNIAYFPVAESQVDTTFLNRVADKLDFIGVDYYYSMSPTDLGYANTFSEPWKATPAPDGLYYALRHYGEAYPGRPLYVVENGMPTENAAARPDGYGRADHLADSVYWVQRAVQDGMNVIGYNYWSLTDNYEWGSYAPRFGLYTVDVKNDPALTRVPTQAVDTYRTLIAQGGVRADYTPVHPSTRCSLVDALASCLRPAG from the coding sequence AGCAACTGGTCACGTTTCGCCGCCTCGGGTAAGACCCGCGATGCCATCGGCACCTCGGTCGACTTCCTGCACCGGTACCGCGCGGATATCGAGCGCGCGCACGCTCTCGGGGCGCGCGTGTTCCGGATCAGCATCGAGTGGGCGCGGCTGGAACCCGCACCGGGACAGTATGATCCGGCGGCCTGGGAGTACTACGACGATGTGATCGCGGCGATCGGCGCGGCCGGTATGCGGCCGATGATCACGCTCGATCACTGGGTGTATCCGGGCTGGGTGTTCGACCGGGGAGGCTGGCGGAACGAAGAAATGACGCAGCAGTGGCTGGCCAATGCCCGCCGCGTCGTCGACCGCTACGCCGGCGCTGACCCGCTCTGGATCACCATCAACGAACCGTCCGCGTACGCGTTCGAGGAGATGCAGGTCGGTGGGCTGGGCGCGCCGGACCTGCCGGGCGCCCTCGATCGATGGGTGCGGGTGCACCGCGAGATCTACGACTACATCCACTCGAAACAGCCTGGCGCGCAGGTCTCGTCCAATATCGCCTACTTCCCGGTCGCCGAATCCCAGGTCGACACCACCTTCCTGAACCGGGTGGCGGACAAGCTCGACTTCATCGGGGTGGACTACTACTACTCGATGTCACCGACGGACCTCGGCTACGCGAATACCTTCTCCGAGCCGTGGAAGGCCACGCCCGCTCCCGACGGCCTCTACTACGCGCTGCGGCACTACGGCGAGGCGTATCCGGGACGTCCGCTCTATGTGGTCGAGAACGGAATGCCCACCGAGAACGCCGCGGCGCGACCGGACGGCTACGGGCGCGCAGATCATCTCGCCGACAGCGTCTACTGGGTCCAGCGCGCCGTCCAGGACGGGATGAACGTTATCGGCTACAACTACTGGAGCCTCACCGACAACTACGAATGGGGCAGTTACGCACCGCGTTTCGGCCTGTACACCGTCGATGTGAAGAACGATCCGGCACTCACGCGCGTGCCCACCCAGGCGGTCGACACCTACCGCACGCTCATCGCCCAGGGCGGCGTTCGCGCCGATTACACCCCGGTGCACCCCTCGACCCGGTGCTCCCTCGTCGACGCGCTCGCCAGCTGCCTGCGCCCCGCCGGCTGA